The window aatgaaacattcatCAAAAGTATCATCATATTGCGGCATGAGCAATTCtcagaaatgaaaacgacgacgacaacaacgataagAGCCATTCATTAAATGTGTTTACCATCGAATCCAGTAGATGGCGAATGATTTtagataaagaaaaaataaatttttttttatttgaaattcaagaatttttttgtatgaaaaaaataaatgtaaattttgaGATCAGTTCCTTATTTAATATATACAAagagattgtttttttgtgttgtttaaatgtgaaaaaaaatatattaaatCTGTTTGAGGTAGATTCAAAATGTTCATGTGATGGTAAATCATTTGGatatataattttgtttggccaaaataaaaatatgatgatgatttgattggaatcatatcgattgttgttgttgttattgttgtttaagTGATAATTGATTCTGTAAATTAGCAATAAGTGTATCTTTTTTCTCTAATTTTAATTCAGcttcaattaatttcaattttaattgacGATTTTCATGTTCCAAAAAACTGGCTCTTATGGCAATCTCATCCTCTTTGGCTCGTCGTAAATCTCTTGATCGTTTGGCTGCTTCATTATTTTTACGTCGTCGTTCCCAATATGCTTCATCTTTAAGATTATCCGGTAATGGTCGTGCACGTTTTCTACCCGAatttgtcgatgttgttaTTGCCGTCGTAGAATTTGGAACATTTGGTAATGATAAGCCAGCAGTGATCGGCATGACAAGTGAATGACTATTCGATGTAGATGTTTCCATTATTGCTTGATTGATTGGactttgattatgattatcgaCAATATTTGTTCCATTTAAACTTGAACTATTGGAATTTTCATCTGATATAAGATCTAATGACTTTATAGAACTTGCCGATGTATTATGCGATTtacgatttgttgttgattttcgttCAATAGAAGATTGTCGCTCTTTTGTCATAGACAACATTTGTGAACGAAACATTAAATAAGCTTGATCGGAACCAAGTAATGAATCGGCAGCAGCTAAAGTTTCCAATggcaacgatgatgatgatgatgatgatgttgttgatgatgccGAAGTAGTTGTCGTTGAAGATGGTGAATGTTTTTGAGGTAATAATGGTAAATCTTTATTGTTATATAAAGCCTTGAATGGACGTGTATATTTTGGTGTTGATGAGGtagatgaattattattgattaatgtAGTCGCTACattattcgatgataatgttaaaTTTTGATGTTCAGCTGAACTATTCATTATTGGCGACATTGTTGTTGGAGCTGTGGTTAATAATAgtccaccaccaacaccattaTTGACaagtgattgttgttgcctTTCGGATACCAGATTTTTATGCTGATGAGTAAGGAAAGCATTTTGtgataatattgttgatggtgataataaattcgttgttgaatgaatcgattttattggcgataatgatgatggagtatgattgttgtttttgttcaacaattGTTCAACGATATTTTGTGATGATGGAATgggctgttgctgttgctgcggctgatgatgatggctgttATTCATTTTGGTCAATAAATTCAACAGCTGAATTGCTTTAGCATTGGTATTTGTTGGATCTGactcaatcatcaatgaatttggtGATGACAACGTTTGTGGATGCTGACAATTCAATTTAGCTAATTGTAATGCCTGATTTAATATTGTTTCGTTTAAAACTTGTTGctgtgaataatttttcgtTGCCGGTTGAATTTGACTGGTCATTTCttgtaaaaattttccaaaaatatCCTGATTGACTACTGGAAGTGATTGTGATAGGACTGATGATGGTATTGTAGAGTGAATATCTACCGATGGAAATACATTAGCTGTCGAATTTAAATTCgatttcgatgatggtgactgcaattgattgattgacattcGATGTtctggtggtgatggtgatggtgttgtAAAACAATGATGTTCAGGTTCATGATGACGTTTCAAGAATTTTGGATGAACTTTTTTACTTGCAGTTGCAacagattttgatgataaaagtgGTTCTGGTtgctcttgttgttgttgttgttgttgtgccggttgtggtgatgatgttgatgttttttgattttcatctatTTGCCCCGAATTACCCGTACCAATAAGTGATGATCGTTTAGTTGATGGagattttgaagaaaaatccaatggtttgtcatcatcaccatcatcattctccaacattgtcatcatcattgttaatgGCTTTGGACTTGATTCATTcggtggtgatgattgtggtgaaTGATAgatagttgatgatgaagttgtttgtgaaaattgttttgattgtggTGTTGCCATTGTAAATGCtccattttgatgaatatgatgatgatgatgttgttgttgttgttgttgttgatatgtattatgatgatgatgatgattggtgacGATCGATGTTCCAGCCGAAGAACTCATCTTTATTTTAATATAAACAGgctgaaatattttttttcagacaaaaaaaaatttcacgaTGGACAATGATGGTCAGTAAAATGGCAgtgttattttttctgtgtgtacatataataaatatttttgcaaaacaaatgattagatgttattattattcatcatcatcaagaaaataagattaaatagaaagaaaagatgaaatgaaatgaaaaaaacaagtttgTCGCaaataatatttatatatgtgaaaTCAGCAATGTGATGACCTATTGGCCAAATGTAAATGGTACGAATGACATTCACTTGGTCAATTgcattatgattatatgaaGATATACACACGAATACCAAGCATAGTTTTTTTCTAGATGAACCGAATGATCTTCAACCTGAACTATGGTCAATGATCATAGTcctcgacaacaacaacgaagaTGATGTATGACCATTTTGAATAGAGTTATGAACACACATTTGGACACTAGGCACACGGATAGAAGAGGAGAGTGGGGGGTAGAACTGATAAAAGGGATAGTTTCACACAATGATCAATGCCGTTaaaagaaattgttttttttcaatgataataaatatacTAAACCACAccactacacacacacatcattttcatcatcaataagttcaatgatgatcaaatagaGTGGACAAAACATTCGGAATTGgaagaaggaaaaaatgCACAATTTGACTGTATACGGGTTGAAGAGcctgaaagaaaaaaatcaatctatTTTTAGCGTGTTTGTGTAAAGGGACCAAAGAGTAaattatggaaaaattgCACGCGAAATTAATAGTGGTGGTAGTATAGTGGAGTGGGATGAATTTTGTACGTGCCGCCCATTTGGCTGTCCATTCACTATTTTGGGTTTGGTTCATATATTGAATGGTTGGTTGGTATTCAATATAGCAATGTTATTCTCAAAgcaaacacgcacacacatac of the Dermatophagoides farinae isolate YC_2012a chromosome 1, ASM2471394v1, whole genome shotgun sequence genome contains:
- the LOC124493098 gene encoding uncharacterized protein LOC124493098 translates to MSSSAGTSIVTNHHHHHNTYQQQQQQQHHHHHIHQNGAFTMATPQSKQFSQTTSSSTIYHSPQSSPPNESSPKPLTMMMTMLENDDGDDDKPLDFSSKSPSTKRSSLIGTGNSGQIDENQKTSTSSPQPAQQQQQQQEQPEPLLSSKSVATASKKVHPKFLKRHHEPEHHCFTTPSPSPPEHRMSINQLQSPSSKSNLNSTANVFPSVDIHSTIPSSVLSQSLPVVNQDIFGKFLQEMTSQIQPATKNYSQQQVLNETILNQALQLAKLNCQHPQTLSSPNSLMIESDPTNTNAKAIQLLNLLTKMNNSHHHQPQQQQQPIPSSQNIVEQLLNKNNNHTPSSLSPIKSIHSTTNLLSPSTILSQNAFLTHQHKNLVSERQQQSLVNNGVGGGLLLTTAPTTMSPIMNSSAEHQNLTLSSNNVATTLINNNSSTSSTPKYTRPFKALYNNKDLPLLPQKHSPSSTTTTSASSTTSSSSSSSLPLETLAAADSLLGSDQAYLMFRSQMLSMTKERQSSIERKSTTNRKSHNTSASSIKSLDLISDENSNSSSLNGTNIVDNHNQSPINQAIMETSTSNSHSLVMPITAGLSLPNVPNSTTAITTSTNSGRKRARPLPDNLKDEAYWERRRKNNEAAKRSRDLRRAKEDEIAIRASFLEHENRQLKLKLIEAELKLEKKDTLIANLQNQLSLKQQ